In Candidatus Bathyarchaeota archaeon, one DNA window encodes the following:
- a CDS encoding type II secretion system F family protein: MASNFNPLKIFGSMIMLLSGKQKASEIDRELPFTVMLFTLMAASGICAFDAWKKMCRVSLLPETQKEAQEVVRQVEVLGYDPLTVMYRKAEEATSKTYRDFLAGYVSSVKSGIKVVNFLRSRLRSILEVQSAAAFRSIERLGTLVEAYAVMLIVTLCVYILYVVMSTTTSFEYMSGGTSSSASQPLMYALIFLATPFITLVFMAIANLARQSNLLSVKEAYRNVIISGGVASGFFTAVMSLPQLSFIVEALTLPGLVTICLLAISIPPAFAYRKIAKENFAAEEAMPSFLRDVTESRKIGLSPVKSIVHATKRTGYGQFSEILKLVRSQIEWGVPLRKIFDSVKKKIRSWPVLVYFLILIETIEFGGGSANALEILSEYSEKNKDIEANKRSTLNPYVMLAFVWSVLIALTTSIVAITIYVLTQISVPGSQPAVFSSLQQQIMVFSIGIIFQCWMSGFFIGKISEGTFAAGFKYSAMLAVTAYISLFLSQNYLTGMLGVMSG; the protein is encoded by the coding sequence TTGGCGTCCAATTTTAATCCGCTGAAAATATTCGGTTCAATGATAATGTTGCTTTCTGGGAAGCAAAAGGCTTCTGAGATTGATAGGGAGCTTCCTTTCACCGTAATGTTGTTCACTTTGATGGCTGCCAGCGGAATTTGTGCTTTTGATGCTTGGAAAAAAATGTGTCGAGTCAGCTTGTTGCCCGAGACTCAAAAGGAAGCTCAGGAAGTGGTGCGGCAAGTTGAAGTTTTAGGATACGACCCGTTAACCGTGATGTACAGGAAAGCTGAGGAAGCAACTTCAAAAACCTACCGCGACTTCCTTGCTGGATATGTTTCTTCGGTTAAAAGCGGCATAAAAGTGGTTAACTTCCTAAGAAGTAGGCTTCGTTCCATTCTAGAAGTACAAAGTGCAGCAGCATTCCGTTCTATCGAGAGATTAGGAACATTAGTTGAGGCGTATGCGGTTATGCTGATTGTCACGCTGTGCGTTTACATTTTGTATGTCGTAATGTCTACAACAACCTCGTTTGAGTATATGTCGGGGGGCACGTCTTCTTCAGCTTCACAACCCCTTATGTACGCTTTAATTTTCCTCGCAACTCCTTTCATCACACTAGTTTTCATGGCTATAGCTAATCTTGCACGCCAAAGCAATTTGCTCTCCGTCAAAGAAGCATATCGCAATGTTATAATCTCGGGCGGAGTAGCTTCAGGGTTCTTTACCGCTGTAATGTCTTTGCCGCAGCTAAGTTTCATTGTCGAAGCGTTGACTTTACCTGGGCTGGTAACTATCTGTCTCTTGGCGATTTCTATACCTCCTGCCTTTGCTTATCGGAAAATTGCGAAAGAAAACTTTGCCGCAGAAGAAGCTATGCCCAGTTTTCTCAGAGACGTAACTGAGTCTAGAAAAATCGGGCTTTCACCTGTAAAGAGCATCGTCCACGCCACCAAAAGGACTGGGTATGGACAGTTTAGTGAAATCTTGAAGCTTGTCCGCAGCCAGATTGAATGGGGTGTTCCGCTTAGAAAGATTTTCGACAGCGTAAAAAAGAAAATTCGAAGCTGGCCCGTCTTGGTCTATTTCCTAATTTTAATTGAAACTATAGAGTTTGGAGGCGGCTCGGCAAACGCACTTGAAATATTATCCGAGTACAGCGAGAAGAACAAGGACATAGAGGCAAATAAACGTTCCACGCTCAACCCCTACGTCATGTTGGCTTTCGTCTGGAGCGTTCTAATAGCCCTTACAACTTCCATAGTGGCGATAACAATCTACGTCCTCACCCAAATCAGCGTTCCAGGCTCTCAACCAGCCGTGTTTAGCTCTTTGCAACAGCAAATCATGGTGTTCTCTATAGGTATAATCTTTCAGTGTTGGATGTCTGGTTTTTTCATAGGTAAAATAAGCGAAGGCACTTTTGCTGCAGGATTTAAATACTCAGCGATGCTCGCAGTCACTGCCTATATTTCTCTTTTCCTGTCTCAAAACTATCTGACGGGGATGCTGGGAGTCATGTCAGGATAG
- a CDS encoding type II/IV secretion system ATPase subunit, translating to MKVKLRKKRKEEPHEEEADFGVSEETLAGYLNLKRWTVPEGYVEVETYPLKAPFSYACIVQNEDTGVYLYVVDDLPLTKEETDISFRMKNILEYELQAPEGDKTLSESFHAQMPDIINSHQKVFKDVSPISLKKILYYLERDIVGYGKINSLMFDPYVEDISCSGINKHIFLWHRRYENIRTNIFFKEEQRLDDFVMKMVHKSGKHVSIAFPIVDVTLPGQHRLAVSYGKETTPSGTSFTIRKFREDPFTIVDLIENETIDENIAAYLWLLMENKMSVMIMGATGAGKTTALNAIACLIRPNYKIISVEEVAEINLPHENWTATIARSGFGVESEGEITLYDLIKSAVRHRPDLIIVGEVRGEEAYVLFQALATGHGGLCTIHAEDVETSIKRLTQPPMNIPSSIIPLMNCAIIVKHVRTPIFLSGEKRLSSRKFIRVAEIKNVNSIKDAFTWSASTDTFQEDLSNSYLTPKIAKDLDVSVEQVLDDLEQRKKLLLNMAEHNIRDYRSVNNVLSKYYYNPKGSVKTK from the coding sequence GTGAAAGTAAAATTGCGAAAGAAAAGAAAAGAAGAGCCGCATGAAGAAGAGGCAGATTTTGGCGTTTCAGAAGAAACGTTAGCAGGATACCTAAACCTGAAAAGGTGGACTGTCCCTGAAGGATATGTCGAGGTTGAAACTTACCCCTTAAAGGCTCCTTTCTCTTACGCCTGTATAGTTCAAAACGAAGACACTGGAGTATACCTATATGTTGTCGACGATCTGCCTCTGACAAAAGAGGAAACCGACATTTCCTTCAGAATGAAAAACATCTTAGAATACGAACTGCAAGCCCCTGAAGGCGACAAAACACTAAGCGAGTCCTTCCACGCACAAATGCCCGACATTATCAACTCACACCAAAAAGTGTTCAAAGATGTTTCCCCCATAAGCCTAAAAAAAATTCTCTACTACCTAGAACGAGACATCGTCGGCTACGGAAAGATCAACTCACTAATGTTCGACCCATACGTAGAAGACATAAGCTGCAGTGGAATCAACAAACACATTTTCCTTTGGCATAGACGATACGAAAACATCAGAACGAACATCTTCTTCAAAGAAGAGCAGAGACTTGACGATTTCGTCATGAAAATGGTTCACAAATCGGGAAAACACGTTAGTATAGCCTTCCCCATTGTAGACGTCACTCTGCCAGGACAACATCGGTTGGCAGTGTCCTATGGAAAAGAAACAACTCCTTCAGGAACAAGCTTCACAATACGAAAGTTCCGCGAAGACCCGTTCACCATAGTGGACCTAATTGAAAATGAGACAATAGATGAAAACATTGCCGCATACCTGTGGCTGCTGATGGAAAACAAGATGTCGGTGATGATAATGGGAGCAACAGGAGCAGGCAAAACAACCGCCCTAAATGCAATTGCATGCTTGATAAGACCCAACTACAAAATAATTTCTGTGGAAGAAGTCGCTGAAATTAACCTACCTCATGAAAACTGGACCGCAACAATTGCCCGTTCAGGATTTGGAGTAGAAAGCGAAGGAGAAATTACGCTTTACGATTTGATAAAGTCCGCTGTAAGACATCGTCCAGACTTGATTATTGTCGGCGAGGTGCGGGGCGAAGAAGCCTACGTACTCTTTCAAGCCCTCGCAACAGGACATGGTGGTTTATGCACGATACATGCAGAAGACGTGGAGACGTCGATTAAAAGATTGACACAGCCACCGATGAACATTCCATCATCAATCATTCCATTAATGAACTGCGCAATTATTGTAAAACACGTTAGAACGCCTATTTTCCTAAGCGGCGAGAAAAGGCTTTCCAGCAGAAAATTCATTCGAGTGGCTGAAATAAAAAATGTAAACTCGATAAAGGACGCATTTACGTGGAGCGCGTCTACAGATACTTTCCAAGAAGACTTGAGTAACAGCTACTTGACCCCTAAGATTGCGAAAGATCTGGACGTTTCGGTTGAGCAAGTTTTGGACGATTTAGAACAACGGAAGAAACTGTTGTTGAACATGGCAGAACATAACATCCGAGATTATCGCAGCGTGAACAACGTCCTGAGCAAATATTACTACAATCCCAAAGGTTCTGTAAAAACCAAGTAG